A part of Streptomyces sp. DSM 40750 genomic DNA contains:
- a CDS encoding S8 family peptidase yields the protein MTAPHQRSRRLVAIPLGMVMATALAVVPNVTASAAETGRVAADATPLSYVVNVHPGHGPSARVKKAIAQAGGTIVTSYDRIGVIVVHSSDAGFAAAIRGVRGVQSAGATRTAPLPAQSTTDVGTPKVLTAEEMADVQAADGQDPLEPLQWDLPAIKADKAHEVSLGSRDVTVAVIDTGVDDTHPDIAPNFDRDASVNCVTGRPDTTDGAWRPGPTESAHGTHVAGEIAAAKNGVGVTGVAPGVKVSGIKVSTTAGYFYTEAVVCGFMWAAEHGVDVTNNSYYTDPWYFNCEDDPDQEALVEALARASRYAEKKGAVNVAAAGNENYDLAADEITDPVSPNDSTPSDRVIDPSECLDIPTQLPGVVTVASTGAKGLKSSFSNHGLGVIDIAAPGGDSTRFQTPAPPATSGLILGPLPGGAWGYMAGTSMASPHVAGVAALIKSTHPHAPAALVKALLYAEADATPCTDPYDIDGDGKVDAVCEGPRNYNGFYGFGTADALDAVTK from the coding sequence ATGACAGCGCCTCACCAGCGCTCGCGCCGTCTGGTGGCCATCCCGCTCGGGATGGTCATGGCGACCGCGCTCGCCGTCGTACCGAACGTCACCGCCTCGGCGGCGGAGACCGGGCGAGTGGCGGCCGACGCGACACCGCTCAGCTATGTGGTCAACGTGCACCCCGGGCACGGTCCGTCCGCCCGCGTCAAGAAGGCCATCGCTCAGGCCGGCGGCACGATCGTGACGTCGTACGACCGGATCGGCGTCATCGTCGTCCACTCCTCGGACGCCGGCTTCGCCGCCGCGATCCGGGGCGTGCGCGGTGTCCAGTCGGCCGGTGCCACGCGCACCGCGCCGCTGCCCGCGCAGTCGACCACCGACGTCGGCACCCCGAAGGTACTGACCGCCGAGGAGATGGCGGACGTCCAGGCGGCGGACGGGCAGGACCCGTTGGAGCCGTTGCAGTGGGATCTGCCGGCCATCAAGGCGGACAAGGCCCATGAGGTGTCGCTCGGCAGCCGGGACGTCACGGTCGCCGTCATCGACACGGGTGTCGACGACACCCACCCGGACATCGCGCCGAACTTCGACCGCGACGCCTCGGTCAACTGTGTGACGGGCAGGCCCGACACGACCGACGGCGCCTGGCGGCCGGGGCCCACGGAGAGCGCGCACGGCACGCACGTGGCCGGTGAGATCGCCGCCGCCAAGAACGGCGTCGGCGTCACCGGCGTGGCGCCCGGTGTGAAGGTGTCCGGCATCAAGGTGTCCACCACCGCCGGCTACTTCTACACGGAGGCGGTGGTCTGCGGCTTCATGTGGGCCGCCGAGCACGGCGTGGACGTCACCAACAACAGCTATTACACCGACCCCTGGTACTTCAACTGCGAGGACGACCCGGACCAGGAGGCGCTCGTCGAGGCCCTCGCCCGGGCGTCGAGGTACGCGGAGAAGAAGGGCGCGGTCAACGTCGCCGCGGCCGGCAACGAGAACTACGACCTCGCGGCCGACGAGATCACCGACCCGGTGTCCCCTAACGACTCGACACCGTCGGACCGGGTGATCGACCCGTCCGAGTGCCTCGACATCCCGACCCAGCTGCCGGGTGTCGTCACGGTCGCCTCGACCGGCGCGAAGGGCCTCAAGTCGTCCTTCTCCAACCACGGTCTGGGCGTCATCGACATCGCCGCGCCCGGCGGCGACTCGACCCGCTTCCAGACCCCGGCCCCGCCCGCCACCAGCGGCCTCATCCTGGGCCCCCTGCCCGGCGGCGCATGGGGCTACATGGCCGGTACGTCGATGGCGTCCCCGCACGTCGCCGGCGTCGCCGCCCTCATCAAGTCGACCCACCCGCACGCCCCGGCGGCCCTGGTGAAGGCGCTGCTGTACGCCGAGGCCGATGCCACGCCCTGCACCGACCCGTACGACATCGACGGGGACGGCAAGGTCGACGCGGTCTGCGAGGGGCCGAGGAACTACAACGGCTTCTACGGCTTCGGCACGGCGGACGCACTGGACGCGGTGACCAAGTAG
- a CDS encoding CoA transferase — MTDMDCAWAALGGDPALLPRVSTVVREGVPAARLPVRELARACVGVCALAAAELGARRAGLAEVPRVRVDDGAVGTAFVSERHLLVDGRAPVTFAPLSRFWRTADGWVRTHANYPHHRGRLLAALGVAEGVCDPVAAVGSALAERASLEVEEAVYAAGGLAVALRTPEEWAAHGQAAAVRRRPLVEWKRLDGVSASHARVLGPLAEGPLSPAAGVRVLDLTRVIAGPVATRTLALLGADVLRVDPPGMPELLDQHTDTGFGKRSVTLDLAVRADRRVFEDLLAEADVVVTGYRPGALERFALTPDALAVRRPGLVVAQLSAWGRTGPWAGRRGFDSLVQVATGIAAAEGSIRMPGALPVQALDHGTGYLLAAAVLRALTDRTEESGARLVRLSLARTAAWLTDGIEHGPGGLEVCGGPEAWLAERDSRLGRLRYALPPVSFEGGPGDWSRPPGPWGADEAVWR; from the coding sequence ATGACAGACATGGACTGTGCGTGGGCGGCCCTGGGCGGCGACCCCGCCCTGCTGCCGCGGGTCTCGACCGTCGTAAGGGAGGGGGTGCCGGCCGCCCGGCTGCCGGTACGGGAGTTGGCGCGGGCCTGCGTCGGGGTGTGCGCGCTGGCGGCGGCCGAGTTGGGGGCGCGGCGGGCCGGGCTCGCGGAGGTGCCCCGGGTACGGGTGGACGACGGGGCGGTCGGCACCGCCTTCGTGAGTGAACGGCATCTGCTGGTCGACGGGCGGGCGCCGGTCACCTTCGCGCCGCTGTCGCGGTTCTGGCGGACGGCGGACGGGTGGGTGCGGACGCACGCGAACTATCCGCATCACCGGGGGCGGTTGCTGGCGGCGCTCGGGGTGGCGGAGGGTGTCTGCGACCCGGTCGCCGCCGTCGGGTCGGCGCTCGCCGAGCGGGCGTCGCTGGAGGTCGAGGAGGCGGTGTACGCGGCCGGGGGCCTGGCCGTGGCGCTGCGGACGCCCGAGGAGTGGGCCGCGCATGGGCAGGCGGCGGCGGTGCGCAGGCGGCCGCTGGTCGAGTGGAAGCGGTTGGACGGCGTCAGTGCTTCACACGCGCGTGTGCTCGGACCGTTGGCCGAGGGGCCTTTGTCGCCCGCCGCCGGTGTGCGGGTCCTGGACCTGACCCGGGTCATCGCGGGGCCGGTCGCCACCCGGACGCTCGCCCTGCTGGGCGCGGACGTGCTGCGTGTCGACCCGCCGGGGATGCCCGAGCTCCTCGACCAGCACACCGACACGGGTTTCGGGAAGCGGTCGGTGACGCTCGATCTGGCGGTGCGGGCGGACCGCCGGGTGTTCGAGGACCTGTTGGCGGAGGCGGACGTCGTCGTCACCGGGTACCGGCCAGGGGCGCTCGAACGGTTCGCGCTCACGCCCGACGCACTGGCCGTGCGACGGCCCGGCCTCGTGGTCGCCCAGCTCTCCGCCTGGGGCAGGACCGGGCCGTGGGCCGGGCGGCGGGGCTTCGACAGCCTGGTGCAGGTGGCCACCGGGATCGCCGCGGCCGAGGGGTCGATCCGGATGCCGGGTGCCCTGCCCGTGCAAGCCCTCGACCACGGCACGGGGTATCTGCTGGCCGCCGCGGTCCTGCGCGCGCTCACCGACCGGACCGAGGAAAGCGGCGCCCGACTCGTCCGGCTGTCGCTCGCGCGAACGGCGGCCTGGTTGACGGACGGAATCGAGCACGGTCCTGGCGGGCTCGAGGTCTGCGGCGGGCCGGAGGCATGGCTCGCCGAGCGGGACAGCCGGCTGGGACGGCTGAGGTACGCCCTGCCGCCGGTGTCCTTCGAGGGCGGGCCGGGTGACTGGTCGCGGCCGCCGGGGCCTTGGGGGGCGGACGAGGCGGTGTGGCGTTGA
- a CDS encoding CopD family protein, producing MSLTRRTAEATGAADEPERRPGRRPGRPGGGTGRAVVMLVLVAVGGLVPLFGPRVALDGTGEAAAPGAGGIALLRAVLLAALCVPAGELFVVWLARRVPGAPREAPRSWAPWAAGAGFVAALGLASVVATGNLVPDSPADIDVGGLYETRDGRLALLEINAFAAAGLLALSRRPAAQALPLAAIVVAEALRAHPTTEYSPLVGTGLTLVHLTCAALWAGGLPHVLRTLCTRAWRSTEAGAALLGRYARVAAVLLAAVTATGVWSTLRRMPPGTVLDQLTETAYGRALLAKVLLVVAVAALALWARLRLRRATDPLDACAPARAEVAVLGVVVAVSALLTALPVPIRW from the coding sequence GTGAGCCTGACGAGACGGACGGCGGAGGCGACGGGGGCGGCGGACGAGCCCGAGCGACGACCCGGGCGACGACCTGGGCGGCCCGGCGGTGGGACCGGCCGGGCCGTCGTCATGCTCGTCCTGGTGGCTGTCGGTGGGCTGGTCCCGCTGTTCGGGCCACGTGTCGCGCTGGACGGTACGGGTGAGGCCGCGGCGCCCGGGGCGGGCGGGATCGCGTTGCTGCGGGCGGTGTTGCTGGCCGCGCTCTGCGTGCCGGCGGGTGAGCTGTTCGTGGTGTGGCTGGCGCGGCGGGTGCCGGGCGCGCCCAGGGAGGCGCCGCGCAGTTGGGCGCCGTGGGCCGCGGGGGCCGGTTTCGTGGCCGCGTTGGGGCTGGCCTCGGTCGTGGCCACGGGCAATCTGGTGCCGGACTCCCCCGCCGACATCGACGTGGGCGGCCTCTACGAGACCCGGGACGGCAGACTCGCCCTCCTGGAGATCAACGCGTTCGCGGCGGCCGGCCTGCTCGCGCTCTCCCGCCGACCGGCCGCGCAGGCGCTGCCCCTGGCCGCGATCGTCGTCGCGGAGGCGCTGCGCGCCCACCCCACCACGGAGTACAGCCCGCTCGTCGGCACCGGTCTGACCCTCGTGCACCTGACGTGCGCGGCGCTGTGGGCGGGCGGACTGCCGCACGTCCTGCGGACGCTGTGCACGCGCGCGTGGCGCTCGACGGAGGCGGGCGCCGCGTTGTTGGGCCGCTACGCGCGCGTGGCCGCCGTTCTGCTCGCCGCCGTCACCGCCACCGGTGTGTGGAGCACGCTGCGCCGGATGCCGCCGGGGACGGTCCTCGACCAGCTGACGGAGACGGCGTACGGCCGCGCCCTGCTCGCCAAGGTGCTCCTCGTGGTCGCCGTCGCCGCCCTCGCCCTCTGGGCCCGGCTACGGCTGCGCCGCGCGACCGACCCGCTCGACGCCTGCGCTCCCGCCCGCGCGGAGGTGGCGGTGCTGGGCGTGGTCGTCGCGGTGTCGGCGCTGCTGACGGCGCTGCCGGTGCCGATCCGCTGGTGA
- a CDS encoding lysoplasmalogenase, with product MRRGRGSLLLVAFGLAAAVDLGSLAGGFTSGHVVAKPLLVPLLAAYTYACGGPRLLLAALLFGWGGDVLLLSGAEPAFLAGMGSFAMGHVCYLVLFGKVGKSRKTRQLPYGVVYGFAYVFALVAAVVSLWPGLPADLRLPVAGYSALLTAMAWAATRAGLVAGLGGALFVVSDMLIATGVAEWPQPPRPDLWIMLTYLAAQYLLVQGVLRNLGTRSASTPAYGEMSTNSA from the coding sequence GTGAGACGGGGCAGGGGATCGCTCCTCCTCGTCGCCTTCGGCCTCGCCGCCGCCGTCGATCTCGGGTCCCTGGCCGGCGGGTTCACCTCCGGGCACGTGGTCGCCAAGCCCCTGCTGGTGCCGTTGCTCGCCGCATACACGTATGCGTGTGGCGGGCCCCGACTGTTGCTCGCGGCCCTCCTGTTCGGCTGGGGCGGAGACGTGCTCCTCCTCTCCGGCGCCGAGCCGGCCTTCCTCGCCGGGATGGGCTCCTTCGCGATGGGGCACGTCTGCTACCTCGTGCTCTTCGGGAAGGTGGGGAAGTCCAGGAAGACCAGGCAGCTTCCGTACGGCGTTGTGTACGGCTTCGCGTACGTCTTCGCCCTGGTCGCCGCCGTCGTGAGCCTGTGGCCGGGGCTTCCGGCGGATCTACGGCTCCCCGTCGCCGGCTACAGCGCCCTGCTGACCGCCATGGCATGGGCGGCCACCCGGGCGGGGCTCGTCGCGGGGCTCGGGGGCGCGCTCTTCGTGGTGTCGGACATGCTCATCGCGACCGGTGTCGCCGAGTGGCCGCAGCCGCCCCGGCCCGACCTGTGGATCATGCTCACCTATCTGGCGGCCCAGTACCTGCTGGTCCAGGGGGTCCTGCGGAACCTCGGCACCCGATCCGCGTCCACTCCGGCGTACGGCGAGATGTCCACGAACTCGGCCTGA
- a CDS encoding sterol desaturase family protein: MPNLPDVVLWSIPAFVLLTVIEVISVRIHPDEDAAGYEAKDAATSVGMGLGSLVFDLLWKIPIVAIYTAVHALTPLRVPVLWWTIPLMLLAQDFFYYWSHRGHHVIRILWACHVVHHSSRKFNLTTALRQPWTTWTVWPFYVPLVALGVHPAALAFCSSANLVYQFWIHTERIGKLPRAFEFVFNTPSHHRVHHASQGGYLDRNFGGILIVWDRLFGSFVEETERPVYGLTKNIDTYNPLRVATHEYVAIAKDLKRAGSWGERAGWVLRGPGWGPGRRSERPVEPLAATEEQSATVTETVA; the protein is encoded by the coding sequence ATGCCGAACCTGCCCGATGTCGTGCTGTGGTCGATACCCGCGTTTGTCCTGCTCACCGTGATCGAGGTGATCAGTGTCCGGATCCATCCGGACGAGGATGCCGCCGGGTACGAGGCGAAGGACGCCGCGACGAGCGTCGGCATGGGGCTCGGGAGTCTCGTCTTCGACCTCCTCTGGAAGATCCCGATCGTCGCGATCTACACGGCGGTCCACGCGCTGACGCCACTGCGCGTGCCCGTCCTGTGGTGGACGATCCCGCTGATGCTGCTCGCACAGGACTTCTTCTACTACTGGTCGCACCGCGGGCACCATGTGATCCGCATCCTGTGGGCCTGCCACGTGGTGCACCACTCCAGCCGGAAGTTCAACCTGACGACCGCCCTGCGGCAGCCCTGGACCACCTGGACCGTCTGGCCGTTCTACGTTCCGCTCGTCGCTCTCGGCGTGCACCCGGCCGCGCTCGCGTTCTGCTCCTCCGCCAACCTCGTGTACCAGTTCTGGATCCACACCGAGCGGATCGGGAAGCTGCCCAGGGCGTTCGAGTTCGTGTTCAACACGCCGTCGCACCACCGGGTGCACCACGCCTCCCAGGGCGGCTATCTCGACCGCAACTTCGGCGGCATCCTCATCGTCTGGGACCGGCTCTTCGGGTCGTTCGTCGAGGAGACCGAGCGGCCGGTGTACGGGCTGACGAAGAACATCGACACGTACAACCCTCTGCGGGTCGCCACCCATGAGTACGTCGCCATCGCCAAGGACCTGAAGAGGGCGGGGAGTTGGGGCGAGCGGGCGGGGTGGGTCCTCCGGGGGCCCGGCTGGGGGCCGGGGCGGCGGTCCGAGCGGCCGGTGGAGCCGCTCGCCGCCACCGAGGAGCAGTCGGCCACGGTCACGGAGACCGTCGCGTGA
- a CDS encoding RING finger family 4 domain-containing protein, whose protein sequence is MSVLSSVLLRRLRTVYVDQAGPRPGDPSTAPGLVALEAELLDRGFAPTAELHAALAWLGPAGLGDAGRELIRHIDAALGADRTHMPMFRSFPASVPDDTFQLYVDRVFTLLLQWPNQPCVLCGTVGSVHPVSPCAHLVCGECWDGADYAGCPICHRRIDGADAFLKPEHSRGSRELAVGPLKLLALGKDAKADAVRALLRLLARRTPLPPQDRDDVKILLAHAPADLGWFPEDIPVRQTKALVLGMLLLDRHTRAAATELLATHLTTATDVLRLLCVWSGGEADLLAPPRMRSLPRALRRRLLGVLDKLAMPSLVEDVLRHPVGWKRAAEILHP, encoded by the coding sequence TTGTCCGTACTGTCGTCCGTGCTGCTCCGCCGCCTTCGTACCGTCTACGTCGACCAGGCCGGGCCGCGCCCGGGCGACCCGTCGACGGCACCGGGGCTCGTCGCTCTCGAAGCAGAGCTGCTCGACCGGGGATTCGCACCGACGGCGGAGCTGCACGCGGCGCTCGCCTGGCTCGGGCCCGCCGGGCTCGGGGACGCGGGCCGGGAGCTGATCAGGCACATCGACGCGGCACTGGGCGCGGACCGCACACACATGCCCATGTTCCGCAGCTTCCCGGCCTCGGTGCCGGACGACACCTTCCAGTTGTACGTCGACCGGGTCTTCACCCTGCTGCTGCAGTGGCCGAACCAGCCGTGCGTGCTGTGCGGCACGGTCGGCAGCGTGCACCCCGTGTCGCCGTGCGCGCATCTGGTGTGCGGCGAGTGCTGGGACGGCGCGGACTACGCGGGCTGCCCGATCTGCCACCGCCGCATCGACGGCGCCGACGCCTTCCTGAAGCCTGAGCACTCACGCGGCTCCCGTGAACTCGCCGTCGGACCGCTGAAGTTGCTCGCGCTCGGCAAGGACGCGAAGGCGGACGCAGTCCGTGCCCTGCTGAGGCTGCTGGCCCGACGTACGCCGCTGCCGCCGCAGGACCGCGACGACGTGAAGATCCTGCTGGCGCACGCCCCGGCCGACCTCGGCTGGTTCCCGGAGGACATCCCGGTGCGCCAGACCAAGGCGCTGGTCCTCGGCATGCTGCTGCTCGACCGGCACACCCGCGCGGCAGCGACCGAGTTGCTCGCCACGCACCTGACCACCGCGACGGATGTGTTGCGGCTGCTGTGCGTATGGTCCGGCGGCGAGGCCGACCTGCTCGCCCCGCCACGCATGCGCTCCCTCCCGCGCGCGCTGCGCCGTCGGCTCCTCGGCGTGCTCGACAAACTGGCGATGCCGTCGCTGGTCGAGGACGTGCTGCGGCACCCGGTCGGCTGGAAACGCGCCGCCGAGATCCTGCACCCGTAA